In Paramormyrops kingsleyae isolate MSU_618 chromosome 5, PKINGS_0.4, whole genome shotgun sequence, one DNA window encodes the following:
- the LOC111850858 gene encoding F-box/LRR-repeat protein 16-like yields MLKMSTPNDLKSPCVPRNGMVKLPPQANGLGSASITKGTPAAKNRLCQSSSVPTILLPPTLPYYMEPLPSAASLLGSDSNAAADQLSRQQLSMSSLERQLVLDEKVLNRLLCYFTMAEKCILAQVCKTWRKVLYQPKFWDGITPVLHAKELYNLLPNGEKEFVSLQGFALRGFQAFCLVGVSDLDICEFIDNYPLSKKGVKSVSLKRSTITDAGLEVMLEQMQGLVHLELSGCNDFTEAGLWSSLNARLTSLSVSDCINVADDAIAAISQLLPNLSELSLQAYHVTDTAMAYFTAKQGHTTRTLRLHSCWEITNHGVVNMVHSLPNLTALSLSGCSKITDDGVELVAENLRKLRSLDLSWCPRITDMALEYIACDLHKLEELVLDRCVRITDTGLGYLSTMSSLRSLYLRWCCQVQDFGLQHLFAMKSLRLLSLAGCPLLTTTGLSGLIQLQDLEELELTNCPGATTELFKYYSQHLPHCMVIE; encoded by the exons ATGCTTAAGATGTCCACCCCCAACGACCTGAAGTCCCCCTGCGTGCCGAGGAACGGCATGGTGAAACTGCCGCCTCAGGCTAACGGCCTAGGCTCTGCCAGCATCACCAAAGGGACGCCGGCTGCCAAGAACCGCCTGTGCCAATCATCCTCCGTGCCCACCATTCTGCTTCCCCCGACTCTGCCATATTACATGGAGCCCCTTCCGTCGGCGGCCTCCCTGCTGGGCTCCGATTCGAACGCCGCCGCCGATCAGCTGTCTCGTCAACAGCTGTCCATGTCTTCCCTGGAGAGGCAGCTGGTGCTGGATGAGAAGGTGCTGAACCGGCTGCTCTGCTACTTCACCATGGCCGAGAAGTGCATTCTGGCCCAGGTGTGCAAGACCTGGAGGAAAGTGCTATATCAGCCCAAGTTCTGGGATGGCATCACCCCTGTGCTCCACGCTAAGGAACTCTACAATCTGCTACCCAATGGGGAGAAGGAGTTCGTCAGCCTCCAGGGATTTGCCTTGAGGGGCTTCCAGGCTTTCTGCCTGGTCGGTGTCTCCGACTTGGACATTTGCGAGTTCATCGACAACTACCCCCTATCGAAAAAGGGAGTCAAGTCTGTCAGTCTCAAGAGATCCACGATCACTGATGCAGGTTTGGAG GTGATGCTGGAGCAGATGCAGGGTCTCGTACACCTGGAGCTGTCGGGCTGTAACGACTTCACTGAGGCTGGCTTGTGGTCCAGCTTGAACGCACGCTTGACCTCCTTGAGCGTCAGCGACTGCATCAACGTGGCGGACGACGCCATCGCCGCCATCTCACAGTTGCTGCCCAACCTGTCGGAGCTGAGCCTGCAGGCCTACCACGTGACCGACACGGCCATGGCCTACTTCACGGCTAAGCAGGGCCACACCACCCGTACGCTGCGCCTGCACTCCTGCTGGGAGATCACCAACCACGGTGTGGTCAACATGGTGCACAGCCTGCCCAACCTAACAGCGCTGAGCCTCTCTGGCTGTTCCAAGATCACCGACGACGGCGTGGAGCTGGTGGCCGAGAACTTGCGCAAGCTCCGCAGTTTGGACCTGTCCTGGTGTCCCCGCATCACCGACATGGCACTGGAGTACATCGCCTGTGACCTTCACAAGCTGGAGGAGCTGGTGCTGGACCG ATGCGTGCGGATCACCGACACGGGATTGGGATACCTGTCCACAATGTCATCCTTACGCAGCCTCTACTTGAGGTGGTGTTGCCAG GTGCAGGATTTTGGTTTACAGCATCTCTTTGCTATGAAGAGCCTACGTCTGCTGTCCCTTGCAG GTTGCCCCTTGTTGACCACTACCGGGCTCTCCGGCCtcattcagctgcaggacctgGAAGAGCTAGAACTCACCAACTGTCCTGGGGCTACCACTGAGCTCTTCAAGTACTACTCTCAGCACCTGCCCCACTGCATGGTCATCGAGTAG